AGTGATTCGCGATATTTTTTTCCGTGTTTCATATTACCGCTCCACCTCTACGCCCATACTGCGCGCAGTACCGGCGATGATCTTCTTTGCCGCTTCAATGTCGTTCGCATTGATATCGGGCATCTTCGTTTTTGCAATTTCTTCCAACTTGCTCTGAGACAAAGTCGCAACCTTGTCGCGCAGCGGGTTAGCGGCACCTTTATCGATACCGGCAGCTTTTTTGATAAGCACCGCAGCGGGCGGAGTCTTGAGAATAAAGGTAAACGTTTTATCCTGATAGACGGTAATAACGACAGGAATAACCAATCCCTGTTCCATGGACTTTGTACGGTCATTAAACTGCTGTACAAACTGAGGGGCGCTGACGCCGTGAGGACCGAGCGCAGGGCCGACGGGCGGCGCGGGAGTCGCTTTTCCCGCGGGGCACTGCAGCTTGATAACGGCGGTCACCTTCTTTTTAGCCATATATGTACTCCTTACATTGGTATGACGAAACCCGGACGATTCCGAAATTTTCGTCTAGCGAGGCTGAATCATGCAACGCAGTTCAGCCTCTCCCAAAACAAGAACGAGCGGTATCTTTCTATATAAAACATACCGACAATTCTACGATCTAAATTTTTTCTACCTGTAAAAGATCGACTTCAACCGGGGTTGCGCGTCCGAAGATCTGCACCATAACCCGCAGTTTGTTTTTTTCAAGATTAACTTCTTCAATAGTACCGGAAAACGTCGCGAACGCGCCTTCGATAATTTTGACCTGTTCTCCAACGGAAAAAGACTGCTTAAGACGAGCCGTTTTTTCGCCCTTGATTTCACCGGACTTCTGCAGCAGAGATTTTGCCTCTTCCAAAGAAATCGGACGAGGACGTTCACTCGGACCGGTACCGACGAATCCCGTCACGCCCTGGATACGGCGAATAACGGAACAGACGGCTTTCCAGCCGATATCAGGCAGATCCAATTCGAGCATAATATAGCCGGGCAGAAATTTCTTCGTGGAAGTTTTCTTTTTACCGTCTTTAATCTCGACGACTTCCTCAACGGGCACCTTTATATCGAGCACCGCTTCGGAAGACAGATCGCCTGTCTCAAGAAGAGAACGGATCGTCCTTTCGATTTTGCCTTCATACCCCGTGTACGTATGAAGAATGTACCAGCCTTTTGCCATCAAATACGCCTAATTAAAATACGAGATTCATGCCGGTTACAAAAAGCAGATCAAGCAACCCGAGAATTACCGCAACAATAACAGTTGAAATCAGTACAACTCTTACAGAGGATACTACATCGGAACGGCTCGGCCATACGACTTTCTTAAGCTCGGCGCCACATTCCTTAAAAAACTGGACGATTTTTCCCATACCAGTCCCCATTTTCATTTAAGATACAGGCCAGGAAGGACTCGAACCCTCAACATTCGGTTTTGGAGACCGACGCTCTACCATTGGAGCTACTGACCTAAGATTATCGCCGGCAACACCGGCGTAAAAAACTATTTCGCTTTCGTTTCTTTATGCAGCGTGTGTTTACGGTCAAACGGGCAATATTTATTCAGTTCCAACTTACCCTGAATATTCTTGCGGTTTTTGTACGTTGTATAATTTTTGCGTTTGCATTCGCTGCACTGCAACGCGATGATTTCAACAGCTGTTTTTTTACTGGCCATTCTTTTATTCTCCTTAAAGAAGTATCCATTCCGACGTTACGCCGGTCCGCTTCCAGCCTCCGAGCGGGATCGAACCGCTGACCTCAACCTTACCATGGTTGCGCTCTACCGACTGAGCTACAGAGGCAAACATCAAAAACGACGTGTCCTGCTACTATACATGCTATATACTCTTTTGTCAATAGAGAAAATGATATTTAACCCCGCAACGCTGCAACCCGAACGCCGAGTATTGATGAATCAGCAAAAAACGGCTATCCTGTAAAAATACGCCGGCCGATGCCGGTACGGGTTTCGCTTTTACGCGGGACTGCAACTCCGGAGGATTCATGACACCAGACGTCCTTATCGACAACATCATCGCATCGTACGCGCAATACGGCGGTATCAATTCAGGCGAATCGCAGACGTTCCCCAACAGACAGAACGTCGTTACCGCGCTGCAGGATCTGCAAAGTCTGATTTTTCCCGGTTTCAGAACGGCGGAGCAAGTCGAACAGGAAAATCTGCATTATATTATCGGTGAAAAAATAAATCGGATCATCGCCGTACTCACGCGCGAAATCCAGAAGGCACTGCTGTATTTATGCAAGAACTGCGGGTATGAAAAAACGGCCTGCTTCGGCCTTGCGGAAAAAACGACGCTCGCGCTCATAGAAGCGATCCCCGAAATCAGACGCAAGATAAATCTCGACACGAAAGCGGCGCTTGCCGGCGACCCTGCGGCAAAAAGCAGTGAAGAAATCATCCTTTCCTACCCCGGGCTGGAAGCGGTCGTCGTATACCGGATAGCCCATTTTCTGCACGAAAACGGCGTACCCGTCATTCCGCGGATCATGAGCGAACACGTGCACGGCAAAACGGGAATCGACATCCATCCCGGCGCGCTCATCGGCGAATCTTTTTTCATAGATCACGGAACGGGCGTAGTCATCGGAGAAACCTGCGTTATCGGCAAAAACGTAAAAATCTATCAAGGCGTAACGCTCGGCGCGCTGAGCGTTCACAAAAAATTGCAGGATAAAAAACGGCATCCGACAATAGAAGACAACGTTACCATTTACGCCGGCGCAACGATTCTCGGCGGAAACACGGTCATCGGCAAAAACAGCGTTATCGGCGGAAACACCTGGGTTACCGAATCGGTTCCGCCGGACAGTACGATCACCATAAACTGACCCGCGCGAAAAGTGCGCCTGAAATCCGTTAAAGTCCCGGCAGCCCCATCAGCGTTTCGGCGGTGCGGAAGCGGTCGTAAGAATCTTCGTCGTACGGATAATCCCAACAGCCGCAGTACCGCACGACGGCGCCGCCGAGTCCCGTTTTAAATGTATACAAACCGCTCATCGGATGATTTTTATCGTTATTTGGCGGAATGCCGAGTAAATCGTACGTAACGCAGCCCGCGCGGCGAGCTGTCAGCATGGCTTCCCACTGCAAACCGTAACTCGCCATGTACGGTCCCGCATCGGCCCGGGATCCGGCGAACAGATAATACGCGCTTTTACCGCAGACAGCCAAAATCAGACCGGCAAGAAGCACCTCGTCTTTTTCCGCGGCAAGCAGATACAATTCGGGTTCCGGCACCGGCGCGCTCACCGGCATACGTCCGGGATTTGCGGACATCAGTTTACTGCCGGAAAGCGGCGCGTACGGCGGCCCTTTTCCGCAGTCCTCATGCGGGCTCGCCGTCTGTTTAAAAAACAAGCGGCCTATTTTTGCCGACTGCCGGAACAGCGTTTCAAAATACGCCAATTCTTCGGTAAAAAAACCTTTCCGCAAACCGGTGTCACGGTACAAGTCGTGCCAGACCGGAAGGAAATCGGCGTTTTTCCGGGAAAACAAAACGCCCATCCGGTACGATTTACGGATTGCGTTCCGCGTAGTCTGGCGCATACGGGAAAGCATTATTTCAGGAGAAGCGGTCAAGTCGACGAGCACGGTGTCAGGGCAAAAGTGATCGGACCCCGCTTTACGCAGATTACGGGTGTTCGTGCCGAAGTTCATGCGCATTTCGCGAATTTCGCTGCGCGGAACCGCCGTACCGGCGTACGGGGAAAACCACGCGGTGTCGAAGCGGACGAACGCCGTGCCGTCGGGCAAAAACGGGCGGATCCGTTCGGCGAGCGCTTCAAGCACGGAACCGTACCGGTCTTCTTTTACGGTGAACGCCGGCGCTTTGGGTACGTACGCGTACGGAATTCCCGCGCCGGTATTCCGCAGCAGCACCAGCAGCGGTACGAACCGCCGGCCGCCGCACGACGCGGCAACACACGATTCTCCGCCGCATGATTCGCCGACGTCCGGCGCGGCAGCGTCGTCGAATCCGCATAAAAAAAATACAGCCTGCTGTCCGCAGGCTGTTTTAAAGCCGCCCCAGAACGCCGTCTGGAACAAGTTGTCCTGTACCGGAAAATCTTCCGGCGAAATACGAGTTACAAGCATAATGCCACGACCATATCAAATATACGCGGACTATGCAAGGCAATAAAAAAAGAGGGGCCGGAAAACAACGTTAACCGGGCCCCTCACGTCCAGCAAGCCGGACATCGGAGAGAGTTTATCAGCTTATTTACAAGCTGTAATAAACATACTACAACCCAAAGAAAATGTCAATACTTTTTTAACTTTTTTCTGAACAATAATTAATACGGCAGCAACTGTAAACGGACGGTTAATTTTTGCCGTGCTGATCAGGCGCCTGTTCCTGCCTGAACGAATCGATCGATCTCATCCACGGCCGACCTTCGCATTGAAATATGCGCGGCGGACGGCAATTTTTCAAATCCGCGGCATATGAGAGCGATATATTTCTATTCAACATAGATATTTAAATAAAACAGGCTTGACTATATCGAGTTTCGTTTATAGAATAAAAAAAGGCGGGTTTTATATGAAAACAATCACAGTATGTATGGGCAGTTCGTGTTTCAGCAGAGGCAACTCGGCGAACGCCGAAGTTATCCAGCGATTTCTCACGGAAAACGATTTGCAGGATAAAGTAACGCTGCGCGGCTGCCTGTGCGAAAGCGAATGCAAAAACGGCCCGAACGTCCGCATAGACGGCAAACTGTACACGAATATGACTCCCGAAAGTCTCGTTGATCTGCTTTCTCACGAATTGGGACTCGACAAATGAATTTTTTATACCCCGTATACACCGAACAAACAGAATGTCAGGATTGCTACAAATGTATCCGCCGCTGCCCCGTCAAGGCGATCCGTGTTGAAAACGGACACGCGAAAATCATTTCCGAATTGTGCATCGTGTGCGGACGCTGCGTTATCAATTGCCCCGCGCACGCAAAACGCAGCCGCGACGACTCGGCCCGCGTAAAACAGCTGCTGAAGCTCAAGGAAAAAGTGATCGTGTCGCTGGCACCGTCGTTCGTGGCGGAATTTCCGGATTTTACGCCTCAGCAAATGATAGCGGCACTGAAAAAACTCGGCTTTTACGGCGTTTCGGAAACGGCGCTCGGGGCGGATCTGGTATCCGCGCAAGTTACCGAAGACTTGACGGCCGCTGCGGAAGGAAAAACGGATCGGAAACTGTTTTTATCGTCGGCGTGCCCTGCCGTCGTGGAATACGTAAAACAGTTTTTAGGCGAATACGCGCCGTTCATCACCGACCGGGCGTCGCCGCTTTTAGCACACGCGCGTTTTCTGCGCAAACAGTACGGCGACGATATCGGTATCGTATTCATGGGGCCGTGTATTGCAAAAAAGCGGGAAGCCGATACCTGGAAAGAAATCGACATAGCGCTTACGTTCAACGAACTGCGCGCTTGGTTTACCGCCGAAGGCATCAGAGCCGACACGGCCGTTCCCGCGGGGCATGAAGCGGAACAGCAATTCATTCCGCGGCGCGCGGCCAAAGGCGCGCTGTACCCGATCGACGGCGGTATGATAGCCGCGTGCAAAAAATACGCCAAATTGCCGGGCGTCCGCTCCATGTCCGTATCGGGCATAGACGAAATCCACGAAGCGCTCAAAGGATTCGAGCCGGATAAACTGGAATCGCCGCTTTTTATGGAATTGCTGTCGTGTATCGGCGGCTGCATCAACGGACCGGGAACGGCCCGAAATCTTTCGGGTGCGATGCGGCGAGTGCGCGTCGTGGAATACGCAGAGACGGCGGACGAAGTGCTCGACGGCACGACGAAAGCGGCCGCTCCGCCGCTGCAGGATACGCTGCCGGTTCCCGAATCGGATCGGAAACAGTATACGGAAGAAGATATCCGCTCCGCCCTCCGCGCCGTCGGCAAATATACGGCGGCCGACGAAGTTAACTGTGCCAGCTGCGGCTACGACACGTGCCGCGCGTTCGCCGAAGCGGTTTTGGACAATCGGGCGGAAAAAACGATGTGCGTTTCGTATATGCGCAAATTGGCGCAGAAAAAAGCGAACGGGCTGATCCGGGCGATTCCGAGCGGCGTCGTCATCGCAGATAAAAACCTACAGATAGTCGAATGCAACATGAACTTTGCCAAGCTGATGGGGCAGGACGTCATTGAAATGTACGAAGCGAAACCGGGACTCGAAGGCGCGGATCTGACGAAACTGACGGGAGCGTCCCGATTTTTTGCCGACGTGCTCGCACTGAACGGTCCGGACGTCATCGAACGCGATGTCCGCGAAGGAAAGAAGATTTTTCACGTAACGGTTTTTGAAATCGAAAAAGAAGAAATCGCCGCAGGCGTCCTGGAAGACGTTACCGCCCCGCAAAACCAGAAAAACAGAACGGTAACGCAAGCCCGCAAAATCATCGATAAAAATTTGTCCGTCGTCCAGAAAATCGCGTTTCTGCTCGGTGAAAACGCCGCCGAAACGGAATCGATGCTCAATTCGATCATCGATTCGTACACGGAAAGCGGAGACGACGACCAATGAATCCGCTGAACGCCGCCGGCTCCGCACCGAAAGGGGTGCTGCCCGAAACCTTTATAGAAGTGGGACATTACCAACTCTGCAAATACAATCAGCACGCCGAAGGCGATGTGTTTCTGTCGCAGAAAAACCCGGCCGACGGCCGCGTTATCACCACACTGTCCGACGGTCTCGGATCCGGCATCAAAGCGGGCGTGCTTGCGACGCTGACCGCAACGATGGCAACGAAGTTTATCGCGAACGACATTCCGATCCGGCGGGCTGCCGAAATTATCATGAACACGCTGCCGGTCTGCAAGGAGCGGGGCATCAGTTACGCAACGTTCACGCTCGTCGACATCGAACCGAACGCGACCGTGCGCATCATGGAATACGATAATCCGCCGTACGTGCTGATCAGGCAGCAGACGATCATCGAACCGATCAAGGACATCACGCCGATCGAGCGGAAAAACAAAAAAACGGCGCCGACGCGCGACGCGCTTTTGCAGTATTCGCGGTACGCAGCCCGGCCGGGCGACCGGCTCGTCTTTTTTTCGGACGGCGTAACGCAGGTGGGAATGGGGTCGCCCTGCTATCCGTTCGGCTGGGGTTCGCCGAACGCACAGACGTTCATCCTCGAAAAGGTAATCGAAAACCCTGAAATCAGCGCGCGCGATTTGGCGCGTTCGGTCGTGCAGGAAGCGTGTTTCCACGACGGCTTCAAGCCGAAAGACGACATAACGTGCGGCGTCATTTATTTCCGGAAACCGCGCGACATGCTCGTAATGACCGGCCCGCCCGTTCATAAGGAAAGCGACTCGGAAATAGCCCGCATTTTTTCTCTCTTCGACGGCCATAAAATCATCTGCGGAGGGACGACGGCGAACATACTGTCGCGCGAACTGAACCGGCCGATCAGGGTCAGCCTGAAAGACTTCGATCCGAAGGTGCCGCCGTATTCGGAGATGGAAGGCGCGGACATGGTAACGGAAGGCATCATCACGATGGGCGCCGTGTCCGAAATTCTTGAAAACAGGGCGGAAATGGACGGGCTCGCCGTAAACGCGGCGACCAAAATGGTCGAACTGTTTTTGAATTGCGACCGGATCTGGTTCGTCGTAGGCACGAAGATAAACGAAGCGCATCAGGATCCGAACATGCCGGTCGAATTGGAGATCCGACGCAACGTCGTCAAAAAGATTGCGGCTCTGCTGCAGGACACGTATCTGAAAGAAGTGCACATTCAGTATTTTTAACATACGGACGTTCTCCGGCGATTCGCACGCGCTCATACGCTGCGGCGGCAAACATCGGAGAGACGAGTCCGTCTGACGTTTTGCGGCTGCAAAACGATATATCAACTGCACGTTCGCGCTTTGCATTGAACGTGCTTAAAAAGCCGTTTCGGAAACTGACGTTTCCTTACTGACTTTTTATGGGAGTATCTATGAACAAAATTCACGTTTCGATTTGCACCGGAACAGCGTGCTTCGTAATGGGAGCGTCGGAAATCATGCTTTTGGAAGAGCAATTGCCGCCCGAACTGCAAGGGCGCGTTGAAATAGAAGGCATTACGTGTTTTGATAAATGCAAGAACGCCGAATGCGGCAAAGCGCCGTTCGTACAGATAAACGGCGAAACGATTCCCGAAGCGTCGCTCGTTACCGTGATCGACCGCATCAGGGAACTCGCGGGCGCGTAACCGAAAGCAAGGCGGACAGCCGGAAATCGAGCGCGCAGCAGGCGTCCGCCGCGCGGCCCGAGAATCAAACGCGCAGCCGGAAACCGAACGGATCGGAAAGAGAGATTTCCTCACCGAATTTTTACAGGAGACGACAAATGCTGAATATTAATAATAACGCCGCGCAGTTGAAGCGCGAAATACTCGTACGCATCGCAAAACTGCAGCTTGAAGGTAAATTGGAAGAAGGCGTTCATTATATTCCCAGAGAAATGGCACCGGTCGGCAGCCAGCCGGTTCGCTGCTGCATTTACCATGACCGGGAAATCCTGCGGCAGCGCGTTATGGCGCGCCTCGGATGCAGCGTTGAAAACTACGACGATGAGAAAAAACTGGCGGAATTCGCGCACGAAGCGCTGAACCGGGAAAAACCCACGTGGCCGATGCTGACCGTTTTGGACGAAGCGTGCAACGCGTGCGTACGCAGCCATTACATGGTTACCAACGCGTGCCAAGCGTGTCTGGCGCGTCCGTGTATGATGAACTGCGCAAAAAAAGCAATCGCAATCACCGAAGGACGCGCGCGCATCGACCCCGAAAAATGCGTTAACTGCGGCCTTTGTATGCAGAACTGCCCGTACCACGCGATTATCAAGATTCCCGTACCGTGCGAAGAAGCCTGCCCGGTCGGCGCCATTTCCAAAGACGAAACGGGCAAAGAACGTATCGACTATCACAAATGCATTTTCTGCGGAAATTGTATGCGTGAATGTCCGTTCGGCGCCATGATGGACAAAAGCCAACTCGTGGACGTATTGAAGCGTATCATGGACGGGAAAAAAGTCGTCGCCATGTACGCACCCGCAATCGCAGCCCAATTCCGCGCCGCACCCGGCCAGCTTGAAGGCGCGCTGAAACAAGCCGGATTCGCCCGGACGTGGGAAGTCGCCATCGGTGCTGATATAACCGCGGATAAAGAAGCGCACGAATTTGAAGAACGTATGGAACGGGGCGACAAAATGATGACGACGTCGTGCTGCCCCGCGTACGTGCGCGCCGTACACAAACACGTACCGGAACTGTCGCCGTGTATTTCCGATACCAGAAGCCCCATGCACTATACGGCGGAAATCGCCAAAAAAGCCGATCCGGACTGCGTGAGCGTGTTTATCGGTCCGTGTCTGGCAAAACGCCGTGAAGGAATGGACGACGAGTTCGTCGATTACGTCCTTTCAATAGAAGAAATAGGCGCATTGTTCGTAGCGAAAGGGATAGACGTTGCCAAGACGGAAGCTGAACCCGGAACCATTATTCCCACCGTTTCCGGCAGGAACTTTGCCGTTACCGGCGGCGTCGCCGAATCGGTGCGCGTCCGGCTGACCGACCCCGAAAAACTGAAAGCCGCAGTCATCAACGGACTGAACAAAGCCGGTATGAAACAGCTCGCACAGTACGGCAAAATCAGAAGCGGCGAAGCGCCGTACACGGCGGACTGTCCGAACCTGATAGAAGTCATGGCGTGCGAAGGCGGCTGCATCGCCGGCCCTTCGGTAATAACAAACCCGAAAGTCGCCGCCATTCAGCTTAAAAAATACGTCGAAGCGGGCGCGTCGGACAAGACGAACGCCGAATAAACGGCCCGTTATCCGAAAATAACCCGTTATCCGAAAACGGCACCGGCGGCATCGCACGGTGCCGTTTTTTCACCCTTTCCGTGCAGTTTCCGCACAGTTCCGCACATCGCCGGCGGGAAAAGCAAGCCGCACTCAGCGGATTACTCAGCGGGAACACGGCAGGCGTTCAGCGGATTACTCAGCGGGAACGTTCACGGATCGGAATCTAAAAAGCTAAGATCTCAAAAAAAGAAACCGATATTAATAAAAGCGTGTTTCGGGATTTTGCTCCGCCCGCGGCATGCGCGACTCATGGGAGATTTCTAAATGAAGCGATCAGAAAAAATAACCGCAGCATCCGGTTTTATAGTACTCATACTTGCAGCTCTTTTTTCCATTGCACTATTACTGCACTTTTTCAACTTCGGCTTGGTACGTTCGGGCGGAGCACGCTTTTTTCTTGCGCTCGGCTCCATGCTTTACAGCGTGTACGGTTTTTCATGCATACTGATTCCGCTCTTTTTATGCGTAACCGGTTTGAGCTGCTTTGCCGAAACCTGGTCCGTAAAAAAGGGAATAATCCTGCTCGTTTCAGTAATACCGTTCTTTACCGTTGCACTCACGGAACGGTTCGCAAGGTTTCTTGCCGCCGCCGAAAGCGGCCCGCTGCTTACCATAAAAATATGCGCGCTGCTGACCATCGGCGCGCTGCTGATCGCGATCGAATACATTGCGGCGAGCATCGCCGGCGATAAAATACAGAACGCCCTGCTCGCCCGGCAAATGCCCCGAAAGTCCGGCAATGAAGCCGATACCGCGGAAATCGAACCCGAAGCAGAATTCCCCGCAGACTTTCCAAGCGAACCGGAACGGCCTGAAGCGGCTGAAAGCCTTCAAACAGAACCGGCCGCCGCCAGTCAAAGCGAACAGCCGGAAACGCAGCCGGAGCAGCCGGAAGCGGCGGAGCCGGCGGCGCCGCACGAAATCACCGTAGAATTGCAGACGCCCGGCATGACGATTGCCGAAGCGGAACGCTTGGCGGCGGAGGAATCGGCCGAGCAGGCGGCACCCAGTCCGGTTCCGGCACCCGATTCGGAATTGTACAGTTCCGACGAAGCGGCCTTTATCGAAAATCCGTTCGCAGAAGACGGCGGAACAGCAGCCGAAGCCGCCGGCACGGACGAAGACGAATCTGACGAATCTGACGATTTAGACGCTATCGACGACATTGACGATGCGGACGACGACGAAACGTATTCCGATGAAGACGACGATTGCGCGGACGAAGCGCAGGATTTTGACGATGTGTTCGACACCGAAACGGACGGCGGCGATTGCGCGGATTCGATAGATTCGACGGATCCGGCGGCTGAAGCCGAACCGGAAACCGCCGCACATTCCGCACATTCCGCACATTCCGCACATTCCGCCGCTATGGACGCGGCCGCATACCCGGAGGAACGCAGCTGCGCAGAAACGGCAGTATCAGCGCCCGGCTCCGCCGCTTCGGCAAACACCGCTTCGGCGGAAACGACCTCGGCATCGGCATTGCCGCTCGTTGAACGCGCGGTTCCGGCCCGCATAAAAGGCGCGCCGTATCACATTCCGGTCGACGGTCTGCTTACGTCGTATCCCGACGGTGAATACTGGATTATCGACGACGAAACGCTCGCTTCCGCAGGGGAACTTAAAGACACCCTCAGCGAGTTCAAAATAGCGGCAGAAGTAACCGGCATCAGAAAAGGGCCGGTTATCACGATGTTTGAAATTCTGCCCGCGCCCGGCGTAAAACTGAGCAAAATAGTCGCGCTGCAGGACAACATCGCGCTCCGCCTCGCCGCGTCGAGCGTCCGCATCGTCGCCCCCATTCCCGGCAAGCACGCCGTCGGCATCGAAGTGCCAAACAAGGAACGCGCCATCGTCAGTTTCAAGGAACTCATCGAAACCGAAGCGCCGGCGTTCAAAAAATACGCGATTCCCGTCATTCTGGGAAAAGACATCACCGGAGAAGCGCAAATCATCGATCTGGCAAAAACGCCGCACTTGCTGATCGCCGGATCCACCGGTTCGGGCAAATCGGTGTGCGTCAATACGATGATTCTTTCCATTCTGTACAAAAGATCGCCGCAGGACGTCAAAATGATCCTGATAGACCCCAAAATCGTCGAACTCAAACTGTACAACGATATTCCGCACCTTTTGACGCCGGTCATCACCGAACCCAAAAAGGCGTTTCAGGCGCTACAGTATTGTCTGTGCGAAATGGAACGCCGATACGCGCTGCTCGACGGCATGGGCGTCCGTGAAATCGCCAGCTACAACCGCCGCATTGCCGAACGCAACATCGCGACGGAAAAACTGCCGTACATCGTCATCATCATAGACGAATTTGCGGATCTGATGGCCACGACCGGCAAGGAACTCGAATCCACCGTTGCGCGTCTTGCCGCCATGAGCCGCGCCGTCGGCATCCATCTGGTGCTGGCAACCCAGCGCCCCTCGATCGACGTTATCACCGGACTCATCAAGGCGAACATTCCCACCCGCATCGCGTTCATGGTGGCGTCCAAAATGGACAGCCGCATCATCATAGACCAAGTCGGCGCGGAAAAGCTGCTCGGCCGCGGCGACATGCTGTACGCGTCGGCAACCGATCCGTTCCCCGTGCGTATCCAAGGAACGTTCGTTTCGGACACTGAAGTCGAAAACGTCGTCGAATACGTCAAACAGTACGGCGAGCCCGAATACATCGACGATGAAATCTTTGTGGAAGATGAAGAGATCGACATGGGACCGTCGCTGTTCAGCGACGGAGACGATCCGCTGTACGAGCAGGCGCTCGAAATCGTCGTCCAGGCGGGCAAGGCGTCCGCGTCGTATATCCAGCGCAGACTCAAAATCGGCTACAACCGGGCGGCACGTCTGGTGGAAGAAATGGAAGCGCGCGGCATCGTCGGCCCCGCGAACGGGTCGAAACCGCGCGACATTCTGCAAGTACCGTAACGCCGAAGCGAACCGCGCCGGCCGCAGCAGCCGAGGCGAACCGAGCCGAAACGGACGGCCGCCTTAACTTAACCGAAGCGCCGTCCCCGCAGCGGGTCGAAACCGCGCGACATTCT
This sequence is a window from Treponema brennaborense DSM 12168. Protein-coding genes within it:
- a CDS encoding 4Fe-4S dicluster domain-containing protein — encoded protein: MLNINNNAAQLKREILVRIAKLQLEGKLEEGVHYIPREMAPVGSQPVRCCIYHDREILRQRVMARLGCSVENYDDEKKLAEFAHEALNREKPTWPMLTVLDEACNACVRSHYMVTNACQACLARPCMMNCAKKAIAITEGRARIDPEKCVNCGLCMQNCPYHAIIKIPVPCEEACPVGAISKDETGKERIDYHKCIFCGNCMRECPFGAMMDKSQLVDVLKRIMDGKKVVAMYAPAIAAQFRAAPGQLEGALKQAGFARTWEVAIGADITADKEAHEFEERMERGDKMMTTSCCPAYVRAVHKHVPELSPCISDTRSPMHYTAEIAKKADPDCVSVFIGPCLAKRREGMDDEFVDYVLSIEEIGALFVAKGIDVAKTEAEPGTIIPTVSGRNFAVTGGVAESVRVRLTDPEKLKAAVINGLNKAGMKQLAQYGKIRSGEAPYTADCPNLIEVMACEGGCIAGPSVITNPKVAAIQLKKYVEAGASDKTNAE
- a CDS encoding FtsK/SpoIIIE family DNA translocase, coding for MKRSEKITAASGFIVLILAALFSIALLLHFFNFGLVRSGGARFFLALGSMLYSVYGFSCILIPLFLCVTGLSCFAETWSVKKGIILLVSVIPFFTVALTERFARFLAAAESGPLLTIKICALLTIGALLIAIEYIAASIAGDKIQNALLARQMPRKSGNEADTAEIEPEAEFPADFPSEPERPEAAESLQTEPAAASQSEQPETQPEQPEAAEPAAPHEITVELQTPGMTIAEAERLAAEESAEQAAPSPVPAPDSELYSSDEAAFIENPFAEDGGTAAEAAGTDEDESDESDDLDAIDDIDDADDDETYSDEDDDCADEAQDFDDVFDTETDGGDCADSIDSTDPAAEAEPETAAHSAHSAHSAHSAAMDAAAYPEERSCAETAVSAPGSAASANTASAETTSASALPLVERAVPARIKGAPYHIPVDGLLTSYPDGEYWIIDDETLASAGELKDTLSEFKIAAEVTGIRKGPVITMFEILPAPGVKLSKIVALQDNIALRLAASSVRIVAPIPGKHAVGIEVPNKERAIVSFKELIETEAPAFKKYAIPVILGKDITGEAQIIDLAKTPHLLIAGSTGSGKSVCVNTMILSILYKRSPQDVKMILIDPKIVELKLYNDIPHLLTPVITEPKKAFQALQYCLCEMERRYALLDGMGVREIASYNRRIAERNIATEKLPYIVIIIDEFADLMATTGKELESTVARLAAMSRAVGIHLVLATQRPSIDVITGLIKANIPTRIAFMVASKMDSRIIIDQVGAEKLLGRGDMLYASATDPFPVRIQGTFVSDTEVENVVEYVKQYGEPEYIDDEIFVEDEEIDMGPSLFSDGDDPLYEQALEIVVQAGKASASYIQRRLKIGYNRAARLVEEMEARGIVGPANGSKPRDILQVP